From one Streptomyces spiramyceticus genomic stretch:
- a CDS encoding antitoxin VbhA family protein produces the protein MSNARAGRSRPAAVKSATASVAMDGLRTSAESDRDAEAYVNGELTAEELVARAKARCSNPPERRPRDADTRPEPGSRRTTA, from the coding sequence GTGAGCAATGCCCGTGCCGGACGTTCCCGGCCCGCAGCGGTCAAATCCGCCACTGCCTCCGTAGCGATGGACGGCCTCCGCACGTCAGCCGAGTCAGACCGCGACGCGGAGGCGTATGTCAACGGCGAATTGACCGCCGAAGAACTGGTTGCCCGGGCAAAGGCGCGGTGTTCGAATCCTCCTGAGCGGCGCCCACGGGACGCCGACACGAGGCCGGAACCCGGGTCGCGGCGGACCACGGCCTGA
- a CDS encoding CoA-acylating methylmalonate-semialdehyde dehydrogenase, with protein sequence MKTVNHFIGGKAVEGASGNWGPVTDPATGAVTTKVALASVEEVDAAVASAKAAYATWGTSSLAARTAVLFRYRALLDAHRDEIAALITAEHGKVHSDALGEVARGLEIVELACGITTQLKGELSTQVSNRVDVSSIRQPLGVVAGITPFNFPAMVPMWMFPLAIACGNTFVLKPSEKDPSASVRLAELASEAGLPDGVLNVLHGDKVAVDGLLHHPDVAAVSFVGSTPIARYIHTTASANGKRVQALGGAKNHMLVLPDADLDAAADAAVSAAYGSAGERCMAISAVVAVGAIADQLVDKIRERAEKIKIGPGNDPASEMGPLITAAHRDKVASYVKGAAAQGAKVVLDGTGHTVEGFEDGHWIGLSLLDEVSTDSDAYRDEIFGPVLCVLRTATYEDGLAVINNSPFGNGTAIFTRDGGAARRFQLEVEAGMVGVNVPIPVPVGYHSFGGWKDSLFGDHHIYGTDGIHFYTRGKVTTTRWPDPADAPAGVDLGFPRNH encoded by the coding sequence ATGAAGACCGTCAACCACTTCATCGGCGGCAAGGCCGTCGAGGGCGCGTCGGGCAACTGGGGCCCGGTCACCGACCCGGCCACCGGCGCCGTGACCACCAAGGTCGCGCTCGCCTCCGTCGAGGAGGTGGACGCCGCCGTCGCGTCGGCGAAGGCCGCGTACGCGACGTGGGGCACGTCCTCGCTCGCGGCCCGCACCGCGGTCCTCTTCCGCTACCGGGCGCTGCTCGACGCGCACCGCGACGAGATCGCCGCGCTGATCACCGCCGAGCACGGCAAGGTGCACTCGGACGCGCTCGGCGAGGTCGCCCGCGGCCTGGAGATCGTCGAGCTGGCGTGCGGCATCACGACGCAGCTGAAGGGCGAGCTGTCCACGCAGGTCTCCAACCGGGTGGACGTGTCCTCGATCCGCCAGCCGCTGGGCGTGGTCGCGGGCATCACCCCGTTCAACTTCCCGGCCATGGTGCCGATGTGGATGTTCCCGCTGGCCATCGCGTGCGGCAACACCTTCGTACTCAAGCCGAGCGAGAAGGACCCGTCGGCCTCGGTGCGCCTCGCGGAGCTGGCCTCCGAGGCGGGCCTGCCGGACGGCGTACTGAACGTCCTGCACGGCGACAAGGTCGCGGTCGACGGCCTGCTCCATCACCCCGACGTCGCGGCGGTCTCCTTCGTCGGCTCGACCCCGATCGCCCGCTACATCCACACCACCGCCTCCGCCAACGGCAAGCGCGTCCAGGCGCTGGGCGGCGCCAAGAACCACATGCTGGTCCTGCCGGACGCGGACCTGGACGCGGCGGCCGACGCGGCGGTCTCCGCCGCCTACGGTTCGGCGGGCGAGCGCTGCATGGCGATCTCGGCGGTGGTGGCGGTGGGCGCGATCGCCGACCAGCTGGTCGACAAGATCCGCGAGCGCGCCGAGAAGATCAAGATCGGCCCCGGCAACGACCCGGCGTCCGAAATGGGCCCGCTGATCACCGCGGCCCACCGCGACAAGGTCGCCTCGTACGTCAAGGGCGCGGCGGCCCAGGGCGCGAAGGTCGTCCTGGACGGCACGGGCCACACGGTCGAAGGCTTCGAGGACGGCCACTGGATCGGCCTCTCCCTCCTGGACGAGGTCTCCACGGACTCCGACGCCTACCGCGACGAAATCTTCGGCCCGGTCCTCTGCGTCCTGCGCACGGCCACGTACGAGGACGGCCTCGCCGTAATCAACAACTCGCCCTTCGGCAACGGCACCGCGATCTTCACCCGCGACGGCGGCGCGGCCCGCCGCTTCCAGCTGGAGGTCGAGGCCGGCATGGTCGGCGTGAACGTCCCGATCCCGGTGCCGGTCGGCTACCACTCCTTCGGTGGCTGGAAGGACTCGCTCTTCGGCGACCACCACATCTACGGGACCGACGGCATCCACTTCTACACCCGCGGCAAGGTCACCACGACCCGCTGGCCGGACCCGGCAGACGCCCCGGCAGGCGTGGACCTGGGCTTTCCCCGCAACCACTGA